TGGCCCTGGACGAACTGGAAAAGCACGACCTCAAGCATCTGTTCGACCGGATCGTCATCAGCGATGTGGTGGGCTACCACAAGCCGGATGTCAGGATCTTTGAGGAAGCCCTGAAGCGGGCCGGCGCCGATCCCAAAAATTCCATCATGGTGGGCGACCGGATAGACAACGACATCCGCCCGGCCAAGTCTCTTGGCATGAAGACCGTCTGGCTGGACCAGGATTTCAGGGCCATGTCCTACCAACCCAAGGACAATTATGAGAGGCTGTATATCCAGAGTTATCTGAAGATCACCGGGATCGATCAGGGGATAAAAGGCCCGCAGGACCGGCCGGATGAGATCATTCAGACCATTGACCAACTGCCTGAGGCCTTGAGCCGGATCAGCGCCGGGAAAAACACATTGGCGGAGGCTATGACATGAAAAGGATCTGGGCCCCCTGGCGGATGAAATACATCAGCGGCCAGAGCCAAAAGGAAGAGCCGGGCTGCATCTTCTGCCTGAAGCCGAAGCAGAATAAGGACCAGGCCAATTACATCCTGCGCCGGGGCCGCAAGGCTTTCGTGCTGATGAACCTGTTCCCCTATACCAACGGGCACTTGATGATCGCGCCCTACCGTCATATTGGCGATTTCACCAAACTGACCGAAGCCGAGCTGCTGGAGATGATGAAACTGGCCCAGCTGTGCTGCAAAGCCATGGGAAAAACCATGCGGCCGGAGGGTTTCAACCTGGGGTTCAACCTGGGGCAGACGGCCGGGGCCGGGATCGCGGACCACGTCCACCTTCACGTAGTGCCGCGCTGGAGCGGTGACACCAACTTCATGCCGGTGATCTCGGACGCCAAGATCATCTCCGAGGGGCTGGAGGAGACCTTTGCCAAGCTGGCCGATGCGCTTAAAAAGGTAAAATGAAATATCTGAAATATCTGATACTGCTGTTACCGTTTCTTATGGCCGGGTGCCGGGAGCAGCCCCGGTGGATGAAATATCTGCAAGCTTGGCCGACCGCCAGGGTAATCTGATGATATCTTACTTCGGGCGGTACCAAAGCCCCATGATCATGGCCGGGGTTAAAGTTATTCTATTGTTTGACAAGAACCATGACCTGACCAAAATATTCGTTTACGAAGCGCCTTTGGAATGATGACCTCTAAAATACAGACGGTGGCGGTGGCCATGTCCGGCGGGGTGGACAGCAGCCTGGCGGCGGCCCTGCTGGTAAAAAAAGGATACCGGGTGATAGGTCTGACCATGCGCTTGTTTTGCTATGACGGGATCAACAACGAGAAGAACTGCTGTTCCCTAAAGTCCATCGAGGCCGCCCGCCAGGCGGCTCAACGTTTTGGGTTCCCCCATTACGTGATGGACTGCGAGCCGGAGTTCAAGGCTTCGGTGGTGGATTATTTCATTGAACAGTACCGGCAGGGCCGCACCCCCAACCCCTGCGTGGCCTGCAACCAGAAGATAAAATTTGGACTGCTGCTGAACAAGGCTAAGGGCCTGGGCTGCGAGCTGATGGCCACCGGGCATTATGCCAGGATCAAAACAATCAAAGGGCAACCGGCCCTGGCCAAGGGGAAAGATTCAAAAAAGGACCAGTCATATTTCTTATGGACCCTGACCAGGGAACAGCTGATCTCGTCCCTGTTCCCCTTGGGCGGCCTGGACAAGCAGCGGGTCAGGGAGCTGGCCACAGACTACGGCCTGGAGTCGGCCCAGCGGCCGGAGAGCCAGGAGATCTGCTTCATCCCCAAGGGCAAATATTCCGATTTCATGAAAAAAGAGATCGGCTCAAGGCCGGGCCCGATAGGGAACAGGCAGGGGCAGATTCTGGGACAGCATCAGGGCATCGCGAATTACACCATCGGCCAGCGAGGGGGCTTAAGGATAGCCCTGGGGCGGCCCCAGTATGTGGTCTCAATAGACTCCGCTCAGAACAAGATCACCGTGGGCGAGGACGCAGATCTCATGACCAATAGACTTCTGGCTACAGATGTCAACTGGATCACTAACCAGCCCAAAAGGGTTGTCAAAGCTGTGGTTAAGATCAGGCGCCAGCACGCCGGAGCCGAGGCAGTGGTGATAGCGCTTGACGGCCACCGGGCGGAAGTATCATTTAAGAACCCGCAAAGGGCGGTCACGCCGGGACAGTCGGCGGTATTCTACAAAGGAGATCTGGTGCTGGGCGGGGGAGTGATAGAGTCAAACAACAGCCAGTGGCACTAAAAGGAACGTTATGTTCAAGCCAAAATATTTTTACAACGATAGTATAGTCAACAACCTAACCCTGATTGCCGAAGCGCGGGCGGTTATTTTGAACGCTCCGCTGGTGCCCAAATGGGAAGTGTCGTTGCGCCGGGAGGCGTTGATCCATAGCGCCCATGCCTCCACCGCCATCGAGGGGAATCGGCTGACCTTGGAAGAGGTCAGCGCCCTGGCCCAGGGCCGGGACATCATGGTAAAACGAAAAGACAAGCAGGAAGTAATAAATTACCTGAAGGCTTTGGAAGATATCCCCAGGCATTCCCAAAAGACTGCCCTTGGTCTTCCCGACCTTTTAAAGATGCATAAAACAGTTACGACCGGGACATTGGATAATCCCAAGGACGAAGGCGCATTCAGAAATTGCCGGGTGGCGGTGGTGAATAAGGCCACCGGCCAGATTGTGTTCGAGCCGCCGGCAGTTAAAATGGTAAAGCCTTTGGCGGAAGATCTTCTAAAGTGGTTTGGTTCGCCTTTGGCCCTTAAAATTGACCCGGTACTTCAGGCCGGCATAGCCCATTACGAGCTGGTAAGGATCCACCCTTTTGTGGACGGCAATGGAAGAACCGCAAGAGTTTTGGCCTCGCTGGCGCTGTACAAACGGGGCTTTGACGTTAAACGGTTCTTTGCCCTGGACGATTACTACGACCACGACCGCCCGGCCTATTATGCAGCGCTTAAAAGCGTTAATAAAAATACTTTGGATCTGACCGCTTGGCTGGAATATTTTACCGGGGGCGTGGCGGTGAGCATTAAGGGCGTTAAGGACAAGGTGATGGCTTTAAGCCGGGATATAAAGGTTCTTAAGGACAAGGGGCAAATTGCCTTGACTGCCAGGCAGATGAGGATTGTGGAGTTCATTAACGATAATGGAAAAGTAACCAATAAAGACATGCAGGCCATGCTGAAGGTGTCGCCCCAGGCGGTGCACAAGGAGATTACCAAGTT
This DNA window, taken from candidate division TA06 bacterium, encodes the following:
- a CDS encoding HAD family hydrolase, coding for MEFPDRNWVFFDIGNVIFYDLPLLACIWRHFYLTLKEAGWQASFGQVLEFREQILLSRPPEDNPRCLIAQRYVSHISESIRRKAVDDWHHLYPGANHPLPGIAKVIEQLRGNYRLGIIANQPDLALDELEKHDLKHLFDRIVISDVVGYHKPDVRIFEEALKRAGADPKNSIMVGDRIDNDIRPAKSLGMKTVWLDQDFRAMSYQPKDNYERLYIQSYLKITGIDQGIKGPQDRPDEIIQTIDQLPEALSRISAGKNTLAEAMT
- a CDS encoding HIT domain-containing protein, which encodes MKRIWAPWRMKYISGQSQKEEPGCIFCLKPKQNKDQANYILRRGRKAFVLMNLFPYTNGHLMIAPYRHIGDFTKLTEAELLEMMKLAQLCCKAMGKTMRPEGFNLGFNLGQTAGAGIADHVHLHVVPRWSGDTNFMPVISDAKIISEGLEETFAKLADALKKVK
- the mnmA gene encoding tRNA 2-thiouridine(34) synthase MnmA, yielding MMTSKIQTVAVAMSGGVDSSLAAALLVKKGYRVIGLTMRLFCYDGINNEKNCCSLKSIEAARQAAQRFGFPHYVMDCEPEFKASVVDYFIEQYRQGRTPNPCVACNQKIKFGLLLNKAKGLGCELMATGHYARIKTIKGQPALAKGKDSKKDQSYFLWTLTREQLISSLFPLGGLDKQRVRELATDYGLESAQRPESQEICFIPKGKYSDFMKKEIGSRPGPIGNRQGQILGQHQGIANYTIGQRGGLRIALGRPQYVVSIDSAQNKITVGEDADLMTNRLLATDVNWITNQPKRVVKAVVKIRRQHAGAEAVVIALDGHRAEVSFKNPQRAVTPGQSAVFYKGDLVLGGGVIESNNSQWH
- a CDS encoding Fic family protein produces the protein MFKPKYFYNDSIVNNLTLIAEARAVILNAPLVPKWEVSLRREALIHSAHASTAIEGNRLTLEEVSALAQGRDIMVKRKDKQEVINYLKALEDIPRHSQKTALGLPDLLKMHKTVTTGTLDNPKDEGAFRNCRVAVVNKATGQIVFEPPAVKMVKPLAEDLLKWFGSPLALKIDPVLQAGIAHYELVRIHPFVDGNGRTARVLASLALYKRGFDVKRFFALDDYYDHDRPAYYAALKSVNKNTLDLTAWLEYFTGGVAVSIKGVKDKVMALSRDIKVLKDKGQIALTARQMRIVEFINDNGKVTNKDMQAMLKVSPQAVHKEITKLVKLGVVKPVGLGRAMHYELA